A stretch of DNA from Oreochromis aureus strain Israel breed Guangdong linkage group 10, ZZ_aureus, whole genome shotgun sequence:
TTAGGAACTTTAACAGGAGCGCTTTATGTTATTGCTCAGGAAAAAATGTCAATATAATTAAAAGTTCTAGCTCAAAATATGAGTTTAagacaaacaagcaaaataagATGTAACATATGACTAAACTTACCAGGACAACTATCTTTGCCTTGGGGAGGCGGGTAGTGAGCAGTTCTGCAATGGCAAGAATTCCTCCTGCAACCTGCTCTGCTGTGTGCTCATAATTGTTGGTTCCTACCCACAACACCACCACCTGGACAAGAGGACAGACAATTTATTCACTTCTGCTAAACACGTTCAACCCTGCAGATTTTATATCAAAGCGAATGACATAACTTATGAGATACGACATCATTAatcaacattttgtttttttagagcaATTAAGCCGAATGGATGAATATCAAGTTTAACAAAGATGTTAAACAGCATTGACTTCTGCCGAGGTCAGTACTGAAACTTGCACTTATAAAGAAAGAGCTCAAgatctacattaaaaaaatccacCTGTCAACAAAGTTTCATAGACTTTCAACACAGATACAGGCTGTTGCCACTTCAGTGTTCtccaaacactgtcactaaacTCAAGACACAGAGGTCAGAGTATGTGAGATGTGAAACTGTGGACATCAGTGTGGATGCATTATACTGTCCTCATCTGCCTTTCTGTTAGCGGGGCTCGTCTCACCTTGGGGCGAATGTTCTCCAGCTCTCCATTCTGCAGCCTCCACAGTACGTTACAGGTGGTGTCCCCGCCAATGCCAAAGTTGAGCGCGTGAAGAGGGGAGAACAACTCCCTCCACACCTTTGGACAGAAAACCACGAATCTGCATTTGAGTCAGGTCGATTATGATAACTAGTGCGTCATCAACAAACATCAACAGTGAGCAAAGACAAACGTATGACTTTTATTTGCTGTCTTTATTGTGCAATTCAAGACACATGAATCACATCCAGATGTGTCCTGTTTAATTTAACAATGTTTTCTAAGACTTTACTCTGACCTCATACTGATGCATTAGTTGTACCATGGAATCCCCCACAAAGAGCACGTCTGGCTCAGCATCCTTGCACTCCTGTACAAACCTTGAATGCTGTAAAAACACAAGAGAGCTGGTGATATAGTGCATGACAGACCAGATAAATACAAGAACATCttcaatttattaaaaataaaccccTCTCTGCTTGATTCTGAGAACTTGCCCACTGATGTAAAACTTTGCATTTTGACTCTCTAAATCTGAGCGGTATGATAACACTCATGAGCCATCAGAGTCAAATTAAAAACCCTCAAGCTTGTTATAGGTGAGATGCATCTGGTGCCCCATCTGATAGAGAGCTCCGAGTAAAGCAGACTGTCTCAGTGACCGCCCTATTAGCTTTGGTAGGATTAACTTTGTGCAGACTTTCTAGAAAGATCCACTAAACAAGCCAAACAAGGTGAtgcactgaaacaaacaaagtcTTCTCAGTGACTAAAAATTGTGAGCACATGGTTGATATTTATTTAGTGGCCTTTTCTTTGAGTCAGATCATGAGCCTATAactaatataataaatattatcaacatTATCATCCATTCTTATTCAGACACTAATATTATTAAGAAGATCAAAACATCAACTGACAACACTAACTGGCTTCACGGGATTGCAGCACAGTCATAAACATCTGTGTTTAAGaattagaaataaaaacataatctaAGACTAAGGTCACCAAATCGAAGCGATGTCTTATGGTGGTGCATCGAATAACATGAGAAATGTATATTACACTAAGCTTTAGTTTACTTTACAAGAGTTCTCAGCAATAAAAGTCTCACAGCACCAGCCTCCTCTCCATCGTAAGAACTCCAAATGTCACACAGAAACTCCTGATGGGGACAGCGTGCAAAATTTAGAAGACTCCTACTTATCAAAACCACACATAGGTGCAGATCCAAAGTGCCATCCCATCTGTATTGAATTATACAACTGGTTTTATTTAAACACCGACTTAATACTAACAATTACCATGGAAACACATAAGGGAACTATCTTTGATAAATAATGCACATCATTCAGACCGCCTCCATACATGAGAAGGATATGAGGTATTCATGATAATACATAGTGAATGTTTACAACACTAACAATACCTGTGACAGCCACCGTCCATCTCCTTGAACATCTTCTACTGGCTGAGGGACTGCAGCTGGGTTCACGTCATCCCCACTCATCCTGAAAGAGATCCTAGCGCTTATTTACACAGGCAATAAACATGGTGCGACCTACAGGAGGGGGAAGGACGTCATGCTGATGCAGGGCACAGAGGAAAGCATCTGCACCACCTAGCAGAAAGCAGCGGGGTGATGCAGCGGCTTAACGTTTCGGGAGCAGACAGACTGGCCTAATGCGGATTGCAGGCCACTCTCGCTCTCAGTGCGGGTGTTTAGAGATCACAGAGCAGATCGCATTAACTCCGCTAGGCTACTGTTTATCTGACGTTAGCTTGTTAGCTGCTTGCTAATGACTGGAGACTGTTGTGGCTGCATCTCTGATACACGTCTGTCGTGCTCGTCGTTAATtagaaaataaacatataaaaacattttttttaaatgaaattacttatttatttacaagACAAACTACCTGGCAGGGTGTCACTTGTCGGCTCTCCTGGTTGACCCTTAACTTTTTATTCCCCGGCTTCGCTGCACCGCTGTCAGGGAGTCGACGCGTATGATGCTCGCTAGCAAGTGTTAGCAGCCTCGAGCTAGATGAGACAACAAAAGGTGTGTCAGAGGGAAAGCACAGAGATCGTTCCAGTGGCAAGAGTGCCCGCTCGACACCACCAGGCGTAACACCGATGGAAGGAAGAGTGGATTCTTCCGAGCTCAAAGTCTTATCGGTGCTATCAtgcacctgacctaaacccggGCACAGCTACCTTCTGTAATCTGCGGAGGTCGCTgacaccaaaacacagcaccGAGGGGAGGTTTTTCCTCAGGAGAAACCGCAGGGCAAAAACACACCACCGCAACAGCTGATCCCGCGAGGAATCATGGGTAGGTGGTCGCGTGTTTGAACAACTTCGCATTTTTCTTCCAGTGCAGACAATGAAATTATATCTAATAGTTTAACGGTGATAGTTAGTGTAAGGCCAGCCATGAAGACATGCTCCTATGTCTGAGTACGTCGTGCAGTTTAGTTTTCGGAGTGCGACGGTGATCTCTCATTGATCCCGGCCCAGCGTCAGCTGACCGCAATGCATCACGGTCACGTTAGAGCAAATGCTGCATTCTAGTACTGTGGAAAACACAGGAACTAAAACATTCCTGCTCTCTGGCCGTAGGTCTACATTTGGCGGAAATATGCTTTACATCAGTAATGTCAAACCACCACTAGCCCACCAGTGACCACCACCACATACACCCcgctttgatcttaagtgggacAAACAGTGAACCCCCCCTTTCTGTTAGTGTAAGTTTACCTGTACTCTGAGTACTTAATATatgaaaaagaagtgcaatttcaatAGTATGTTGAATTTTTTCTAGATAATATAGAAATCCTACTGTAGTAAATAAAAGACATCTGTCAGCAAGACTTTTTGGGCTTAAATGTTAGCAAAAAGAAATTTGtaaaactacttaaaaaaacaaacaaactggtaGCTCACCGCCCAGGCTGTCGTGTAACTATAAAACAGaaagtttaaaacaaacaataacccCCCACAGAAATTTCTATATCAGCtaatgaaaaaacaagaactaTAATAAAAAACAGTTAATCTTTATCTAcctttcacattttccaaaaatagaaaattaggaataaaaaataaaagacaagacTAAGACTGTGCAAAAGAGAATTCTACCACAAATGAgtacaaaacattttaataaatgtcaTTAATGAATCTAAGAAACAGCCGCAAGAAGGTCTGATACAGAAATATCTGTGTAATCCTATGTTCTGACAGGTGTGTTCACCTGTCACTAAAAAGGAGAGCTGTACAGTTGTTTAGACTAGGAGTGATTTCTTGAAGTGTTCAGCGCGGCTGAATGAGTCTGAGGGAGAGTGGGCTCTGCAGTCTCTTTAGTGTGTGGCTAATGGAGCGGGAGCAATGGTTGTGCATGATGATCAGTTTGTTCAGTGACCTCCTGTCCCTCACTGACTCAAACACCTCCAGTTTCCGACTAAACAAACCGAGCCTCAGTCATTGTtaatgcagattttcttttttcagtgtaagCATTCTTCATGACTCCTGAAGAGCCTGTGGCTTTTTCAGTAGCAGAAATTATCTT
This window harbors:
- the pafah1b2 gene encoding platelet-activating factor acetylhydrolase IB subunit beta; protein product: MSGDDVNPAAVPQPVEDVQGDGRWLSQHSRFVQECKDAEPDVLFVGDSMVQLMHQYEVWRELFSPLHALNFGIGGDTTCNVLWRLQNGELENIRPKVVVLWVGTNNYEHTAEQVAGGILAIAELLTTRLPKAKIVVLGLLPRGERPNPLREKNAAVNAHLRSWLPRLSQAQLLDVSREFVHSDGTISTQDMFDFLHLTSAGYDSVAKPLSDLLLQILEETPEERRASLV